A DNA window from Aestuariispira ectoiniformans contains the following coding sequences:
- a CDS encoding flagellar hook-length control protein FliK, whose amino-acid sequence MSTQINSLFDYQVQASKKNNAQKNGQETQDPAAAFAAFMAQNTQSHSVFKGSALNLDVPQPSRTSAEKFAAMDRTQDRDTLRNETPPEPTKPTRDDTPPRERSTEANTAVDGRQRSQETTQNHRPDQPSGRPIAADAAKEHANANSAVQKQNANQATQADQAQAAAAAKVSAKAEQQATGQQTATANATAGSNDNTIKASVTTQSSAVGSQPTSKLAAESSVMADASTEGSSAVVAKGAAQNGHNGGNGTNGQHQGQNNTNANGQTANANIVQSQAAGATSTAQQQQQATGSASFNNALAAAQTSAGGKEAAVANLGGSSGQIASADPLTGATAVQGQNGSIQRGSTPVASHARRPQVPAQVVADQVAVNIQRAAGQGNDRINIQLRPLELGKIEVKMELGHDGRMHATISAEKPETLDMLRNDARNLILTLNDAGLQTDANSLNFNLQGQDGSNQQQTAQGDAGGSGGQGEDFSLDGDAPVLDDSPLLGDGEDVVLDQDGRLNVRV is encoded by the coding sequence ATGAGCACGCAAATAAACTCACTCTTCGACTACCAAGTGCAGGCGTCGAAAAAAAACAACGCTCAGAAGAACGGCCAGGAAACCCAGGATCCTGCAGCCGCTTTTGCCGCATTCATGGCGCAAAACACACAAAGCCATTCCGTTTTCAAAGGCTCTGCCCTTAACCTCGATGTTCCTCAGCCAAGCCGGACGTCCGCGGAAAAATTTGCCGCGATGGACCGGACGCAGGATCGGGATACATTGCGTAACGAAACGCCCCCTGAGCCGACGAAACCGACGCGGGATGACACGCCCCCACGCGAACGCAGCACAGAGGCGAATACGGCAGTGGACGGGCGTCAGCGCAGTCAGGAAACGACACAGAATCATCGCCCCGATCAACCTTCAGGGCGACCTATTGCTGCCGACGCGGCAAAGGAACATGCCAACGCCAATTCTGCGGTACAGAAGCAGAATGCAAATCAGGCCACGCAGGCTGATCAGGCGCAGGCCGCAGCCGCGGCAAAAGTCAGTGCAAAGGCAGAACAGCAGGCCACCGGACAACAGACCGCGACAGCAAATGCAACAGCCGGGTCTAACGACAACACGATCAAGGCCTCTGTCACCACGCAAAGCAGCGCGGTTGGCTCCCAGCCGACCAGCAAACTGGCAGCAGAGTCTTCTGTGATGGCCGACGCCAGCACCGAAGGCAGCAGCGCCGTTGTCGCAAAAGGCGCGGCCCAAAACGGACATAACGGCGGGAACGGCACGAATGGCCAGCATCAGGGCCAGAACAATACCAATGCGAATGGCCAGACAGCCAATGCCAATATCGTCCAATCCCAGGCGGCGGGCGCAACGTCGACCGCCCAGCAGCAACAACAGGCAACAGGCAGTGCATCTTTCAATAATGCACTGGCCGCCGCCCAAACCAGCGCTGGCGGCAAAGAAGCAGCAGTCGCCAATCTGGGCGGCAGCAGCGGCCAGATTGCCTCTGCCGATCCTTTGACTGGCGCGACCGCCGTACAAGGCCAGAACGGAAGCATTCAACGTGGCAGCACTCCGGTTGCCAGTCACGCGCGCCGTCCGCAGGTACCGGCCCAGGTCGTTGCCGATCAGGTCGCGGTCAATATTCAACGCGCGGCCGGTCAGGGAAATGACCGCATCAATATCCAGTTGCGCCCCCTTGAGTTGGGCAAGATTGAAGTAAAGATGGAACTGGGCCATGACGGTCGCATGCATGCCACGATCTCGGCAGAAAAACCCGAGACACTGGACATGCTGCGCAATGACGCCCGCAATCTGATCCTGACGCTGAATGACGCAGGCCTGCAAACAGATGCCAACAGCCTGAACTTCAACCTTCAGGGGCAGGATGGCTCCAACCAGCAGCAGACCGCCCAGGGCGATGCAGGCGGTTCCGGTGGCCAGGGCGAAGACTTCTCCCTTGATGGAGATGCGCCGGTTCTGGATGACAGCCCGCTTCTCGGCGACGGTGAAGACGTGGTCCTGGATCAGGACGGCAGGCTGAATGTCAGAGTATAG
- a CDS encoding flagellar hook assembly protein FlgD, producing MSIGSVTAPYYSGNTKSQSSLAGLSNDLDSFLMILTTQLQNQDPLSPTDSNEFTKQLTQYADVEQGIQQNANLEKLIALQGTNQAIGAVSYMGQTVKVDYNAFPKGAEETVTLDYALPEDAKTAVIQIHDEDDNLVYSGPAETAKGSHSFEWEGKDGLGNYLPEGSYSFEIKAVDKDEAPIEENLKYSVRGKVTSVEYTDGQTILYLGNVPVNINRVEAILNPAGSETSNT from the coding sequence ATGTCAATCGGATCCGTAACCGCCCCCTATTACTCGGGCAATACGAAATCGCAGTCCTCACTTGCAGGTCTGTCGAACGACCTGGACAGCTTTCTGATGATCCTGACAACACAATTGCAGAACCAGGATCCGCTGTCACCTACGGACAGTAATGAATTTACCAAGCAGTTGACGCAATACGCCGATGTGGAGCAAGGCATTCAGCAGAACGCGAACCTTGAAAAACTGATTGCCCTGCAAGGGACAAACCAGGCCATCGGCGCGGTCTCTTATATGGGGCAGACCGTCAAAGTGGACTACAACGCATTCCCCAAGGGGGCCGAAGAAACGGTGACCTTGGACTACGCCCTGCCGGAAGATGCCAAAACCGCCGTAATCCAGATTCATGACGAAGACGACAATCTGGTTTACAGCGGCCCGGCGGAAACCGCGAAAGGCAGCCATTCCTTTGAATGGGAAGGCAAAGATGGGCTCGGGAACTACCTGCCAGAAGGCTCATATTCTTTCGAGATCAAAGCCGTCGATAAAGATGAGGCTCCAATCGAAGAAAATCTGAAATACAGCGTCCGCGGGAAGGTGACCTCTGTAGAATACACCGACGGCCAGACGATTTTGTATCTAGGCAATGTACCGGTGAACATCAACAGGGTGGAGGCAATCCTCAACCCCGCTGGTTCAGAGACCTCCAACACTTGA
- a CDS encoding flagellar biosynthesis repressor FlbT, whose protein sequence is MPLRIKLPAKEKIIINGAVIENAGEATTVILHNKADILRRKEVMKEEDAVSPSRRIYYSLQCAYLFKDDRKKYLDAFEGYATDYEDAAPSAKPLLDDIRKFVAQEKYYEALRKTLKVIEHETERLIEVGILPRPEEAK, encoded by the coding sequence ATGCCTTTAAGAATTAAGCTTCCTGCCAAGGAAAAAATCATCATTAACGGAGCCGTTATTGAGAATGCTGGCGAGGCGACTACAGTTATCTTGCATAATAAGGCGGATATCCTTCGCCGTAAGGAAGTCATGAAGGAAGAGGACGCGGTCTCTCCGTCCCGGCGCATCTATTATTCCCTTCAATGCGCGTATCTGTTCAAGGACGACCGGAAGAAATATCTGGACGCTTTCGAAGGCTATGCCACGGACTATGAGGATGCCGCACCCAGCGCGAAGCCGTTGCTGGACGATATCCGCAAATTCGTTGCCCAGGAAAAATACTACGAAGCCTTGCGCAAGACCCTGAAGGTTATCGAGCATGAAACCGAACGGCTGATCGAGGTCGGGATTCTTCCGCGCCCGGAAGAGGCCAAATAA
- a CDS encoding SLC13 family permease: MPEVSTMTFHIWATYALVIAAIVGFASERIRVEITSLLIMAALLMLFEFFPLTGPNGENLLNAHNLLAGFANPALIAVVALLILGNGLWRSGALDWTLGRFLSLIGKRRFFALGICFATVFVASPFVNNTPVVVIFIPILETIVRRFSMAPSKVMMPLSFVAILAGMLTLIGSSTNLLVSGALSQLGREPLGFFDFTIPGLILAAVGVIYIILVGPRLLHRRNSPIERFIAGDHRRFITQFTVGDEPKLLGLQVQFNLLRIQGARLILLQRGERALSPPYGQNLTIQKGDVLVVMATHDALTEAQTKFPNLMFSMSGEDDIPSGEEERRALLSRNQVVAEVMIAPGSRLAGYTLEDVGFRTRYGCLVLGIERRSQVIRRLIGNSLREGDVLVVQGDRQALDSMREHRGIIVLDGTERPLPVPRSAKLAGAIFFGTIVVASTGTLPIAAAAVVGSTLMLISGVLTLNQATNAMDRRIFLMVGASLALGAAMLKTGAAAYLAQSLLGLLG, translated from the coding sequence ATGCCTGAAGTTTCAACGATGACTTTTCATATCTGGGCAACATACGCCCTGGTAATAGCTGCCATTGTTGGTTTTGCCTCTGAGAGAATACGGGTCGAAATCACCTCGCTTCTGATCATGGCGGCATTGCTCATGCTCTTCGAATTCTTTCCCCTAACCGGTCCCAACGGCGAGAATCTACTGAATGCTCACAACCTGCTGGCCGGGTTTGCAAATCCCGCGTTAATTGCCGTCGTGGCTTTGCTAATTCTCGGCAATGGCCTTTGGCGTTCCGGGGCGCTTGATTGGACTTTGGGGCGGTTCCTCAGTCTCATCGGCAAACGTCGCTTTTTTGCCTTAGGCATTTGTTTCGCGACGGTGTTTGTGGCGAGCCCCTTTGTCAATAATACGCCTGTAGTCGTGATTTTCATACCGATCCTGGAAACGATCGTGCGGCGTTTCTCCATGGCGCCGAGCAAAGTGATGATGCCGCTATCGTTTGTCGCCATACTTGCTGGGATGCTGACTCTTATCGGATCATCCACAAATCTATTGGTATCTGGCGCCCTCAGCCAATTGGGCAGAGAGCCACTTGGCTTTTTCGATTTCACCATTCCCGGCCTCATACTGGCGGCTGTCGGTGTCATATACATCATTTTGGTCGGGCCCCGCCTTCTACACCGTCGCAATTCTCCCATAGAACGTTTCATAGCCGGCGATCACCGGCGATTCATCACACAATTCACGGTGGGAGACGAGCCGAAATTATTGGGATTACAGGTTCAGTTTAACCTTTTGCGCATACAAGGAGCCCGCCTCATACTCCTGCAACGTGGCGAGCGTGCCTTAAGTCCACCCTACGGCCAAAACTTGACGATACAAAAGGGCGATGTGCTGGTCGTTATGGCCACACATGATGCATTGACGGAAGCCCAGACTAAGTTCCCAAACCTTATGTTCAGTATGTCGGGAGAGGATGATATTCCGTCCGGCGAGGAAGAACGCAGAGCGCTATTGTCTCGCAACCAGGTCGTGGCGGAAGTCATGATCGCTCCAGGGTCTCGTCTTGCCGGCTACACACTTGAAGATGTGGGCTTTCGTACCCGGTACGGCTGTTTGGTCCTGGGTATCGAGAGGCGGTCTCAGGTCATCCGGCGCCTCATTGGCAACTCCCTTCGGGAAGGTGATGTCCTTGTGGTACAGGGCGATCGACAGGCGCTGGACAGCATGCGAGAGCATCGCGGGATCATTGTCCTGGACGGTACCGAGCGACCTCTACCAGTTCCACGGTCGGCGAAACTCGCCGGTGCCATCTTCTTTGGCACAATAGTTGTCGCATCCACCGGCACTCTGCCAATTGCTGCAGCAGCCGTAGTCGGCAGTACTTTGATGCTTATAAGCGGTGTGCTGACTTTAAACCAAGCGACCAACGCCATGGATCGAAGAATATTTTTAATGGTGGGGGCATCCCTAGCGCTTGGCGCGGCAATGCTGAAGACGGGGGCAGCAGCCTATCTTGCGCAAAGCCTGCTTGGGTTGCTTGGCTAA
- a CDS encoding flagellar biosynthesis regulator FlaF: MNNPYAQQQRSALEHASPQAAEGYALIEMARRLEKARQAPDDIENILVQTRLNWRIWTIIQSELVDPDCQVPREIRENLINLSNFIDKRSTEILATPDAAKLQVLININRQIGAGLMGNPGDGVEAQNADSDNSQDEKAADTPAAALDSALSSDQEV, from the coding sequence GTGAATAATCCCTACGCTCAACAACAACGCTCAGCCTTGGAACATGCGTCGCCGCAAGCGGCGGAAGGCTATGCATTGATTGAAATGGCGCGGCGGCTGGAGAAGGCGCGGCAGGCCCCTGACGACATTGAGAACATCCTGGTTCAAACACGCCTGAACTGGCGCATTTGGACAATCATTCAGTCTGAACTCGTGGACCCGGACTGCCAGGTTCCGCGTGAAATTCGGGAAAACCTGATCAACCTGTCCAACTTCATCGACAAACGATCGACGGAAATCCTGGCAACCCCCGACGCAGCAAAGCTGCAGGTCCTGATCAACATCAACAGGCAGATTGGCGCAGGCCTCATGGGCAACCCCGGCGACGGTGTCGAAGCCCAGAACGCCGACAGCGACAACAGCCAGGATGAGAAAGCCGCTGACACGCCTGCAGCAGCCCTGGACAGCGCCCTTTCCTCCGATCAGGAAGTTTAA
- the nhaA gene encoding Na+/H+ antiporter NhaA, with the protein MDNQRDAHLPQEIADYVTKPIGRFLKVEAAAGGLLFVSAVMALILANSAWSIGFLAFWEMPVGFRIGPLEFVRSLRHWINDGLMTFFFFVISLELKRELVLGELRNVRAAALPLAAAVGGMLIPASVYLLVMFGKPGAHAWGTVMATDTAFVIGCLAIFGSRIPSPLRLFLLSLAIFDDVGAILVVAIGYGGPLDWTAAGFGVFGLVVVAVFAGLGVRNIPIYFLLGGLVWLCLDASGIHPTIAGVMLGLMTPTRVWVNDLRLRAILGRVLAYPEGDHWSGDTAVRRDLRQAGKAVDESLSPVERLEMMLHPWVGFAVMPIFALANTGVLITNVDFGNEISIAIFVGLVFGKPIGVLGFSWVAVRLGWAVLSPGLTWSFMVAGAFLTGIGFTMSLFIADLAFDAASLDEAKLGILAGSCISALVGISVLFRQSGIWLGPRSTKK; encoded by the coding sequence ATGGATAATCAAAGAGACGCTCATCTTCCTCAGGAAATAGCCGACTATGTCACCAAGCCAATTGGTCGCTTTCTGAAGGTTGAGGCTGCGGCGGGCGGATTGCTGTTTGTTTCCGCAGTCATGGCTTTGATCCTGGCCAATTCGGCCTGGTCCATTGGTTTCTTGGCGTTCTGGGAAATGCCAGTTGGATTTCGTATAGGACCACTGGAATTCGTTCGATCCCTGCGTCACTGGATCAACGACGGACTTATGACATTCTTCTTTTTCGTGATCTCTCTGGAACTAAAACGGGAGTTGGTTCTTGGTGAGTTGCGGAATGTAAGAGCCGCGGCACTTCCGCTGGCTGCGGCCGTGGGCGGCATGCTGATTCCGGCTTCCGTCTACCTGCTGGTAATGTTCGGCAAGCCGGGAGCGCATGCTTGGGGAACCGTGATGGCAACCGATACCGCCTTCGTGATTGGTTGCCTGGCGATATTCGGTTCGCGCATTCCTTCGCCCCTTCGACTGTTTTTGCTCTCGCTTGCCATATTCGATGACGTTGGAGCCATCCTGGTCGTTGCAATCGGATATGGTGGGCCGTTGGACTGGACAGCAGCAGGCTTCGGGGTTTTCGGGCTTGTTGTTGTCGCAGTCTTCGCGGGCCTCGGGGTCAGAAATATTCCAATCTACTTTCTTCTTGGAGGCCTGGTCTGGCTGTGTCTGGATGCTTCCGGAATTCACCCGACTATTGCCGGCGTAATGCTTGGTCTAATGACACCGACACGCGTGTGGGTGAACGATTTGCGTTTAAGGGCGATCCTTGGGCGCGTACTCGCCTATCCGGAAGGCGACCATTGGAGCGGAGACACGGCAGTTCGACGCGACCTAAGGCAAGCAGGCAAGGCGGTCGACGAATCTCTTTCGCCGGTTGAACGACTGGAAATGATGCTGCACCCATGGGTAGGGTTTGCGGTCATGCCGATCTTCGCCCTCGCCAATACCGGGGTTTTGATAACCAATGTGGACTTTGGGAATGAAATCTCGATCGCAATTTTTGTGGGGCTGGTCTTTGGGAAACCTATCGGTGTGTTGGGATTTTCATGGGTTGCTGTGCGATTGGGGTGGGCGGTTCTGAGCCCAGGGCTCACATGGTCGTTCATGGTGGCCGGTGCTTTCCTGACAGGCATCGGCTTTACCATGTCCCTATTCATTGCCGACCTTGCATTTGATGCGGCGTCGCTCGATGAAGCCAAGCTAGGGATACTTGCCGGATCGTGCATTTCGGCGTTGGTTGGAATTTCCGTGCTGTTCCGGCAGAGCGGAATATGGCTTGGCCCGCGGAGCACCAAAAAATAG
- a CDS encoding SLC13 family permease — protein sequence MSALFLMVALMTNILSNNATAVLFTPIALELAFGLQADPMPFALAVLFGANCSFATPVGYQTNLLVMGPGYYRFRDFLYVGTPLVVLLWGAFSLFMPWYYDLL from the coding sequence CTGTCTGCCCTTTTTTTGATGGTCGCTTTGATGACGAACATCCTATCTAATAACGCAACCGCCGTTCTTTTTACGCCGATAGCCCTCGAGTTGGCATTCGGCTTACAGGCCGACCCGATGCCTTTCGCACTCGCGGTCCTCTTCGGCGCCAATTGTTCCTTTGCTACACCTGTCGGCTATCAGACCAACCTCCTGGTAATGGGCCCCGGTTACTATCGATTCAGGGACTTTCTTTACGTCGGCACGCCACTGGTCGTCCTGTTATGGGGCGCCTTCAGTCTATTCATGCCCTGGTATTATGATTTATTGTAA
- a CDS encoding formyltransferase family protein, translating into MPDIILLTGETEFPFLSDLLRPYAGSAEISHAGSLEDLKRLCRTGPERHRRLIGFCTSVIVPEEIISSLDGNCYNFHPAPPSYPGYHPASFAIYNGATTFGATAHRMTATVDAGEIVGTGTFAVPPGCNLGDLLIAAYSATASLFSELAPKLAKTDVPLPPVQVEWGDHTYRKADHERMRKITASMDRNEMKRRLEAFGEIYSPLPTNSH; encoded by the coding sequence ATGCCTGACATCATCCTCCTGACCGGGGAAACCGAATTCCCATTTTTGTCCGACCTGCTGCGCCCTTACGCCGGGTCAGCAGAAATCAGCCACGCAGGTTCTCTTGAAGACCTTAAACGGCTCTGCCGGACCGGTCCGGAACGACATAGGCGGCTGATTGGCTTTTGCACCTCGGTAATCGTCCCGGAAGAGATAATCTCCAGCCTCGATGGAAACTGCTACAACTTCCACCCAGCCCCACCGTCTTACCCGGGCTATCACCCCGCCTCCTTTGCCATTTACAATGGAGCAACAACATTCGGGGCCACCGCTCACCGCATGACAGCAACGGTGGATGCCGGGGAAATTGTGGGCACGGGCACATTCGCGGTGCCTCCGGGCTGTAACCTCGGCGACCTTCTGATAGCCGCCTATTCCGCCACGGCGTCGTTATTCTCGGAGCTCGCCCCGAAACTCGCAAAAACCGACGTGCCCCTCCCTCCGGTCCAGGTGGAATGGGGCGACCATACATATCGGAAAGCCGATCACGAGCGAATGCGGAAAATTACGGCAAGCATGGACCGGAATGAGATGAAGAGGCGCCTGGAGGCTTTCGGAGAGATTTACTCGCCACTACCCACCAACTCACACTGA
- a CDS encoding flagellin, which translates to MVQFVSTVGTLISNQNRIRQNQEDFNLLTYRVSTGKKFQELKDYGANAVKVVDLRQDVTSRESYVRSIELTEIVTGAYNTALEGIIDGMQDLIDAADPLSTQDPNWAADNAVIADNLMLNLEANLNLDIGGRYLFAGTNYNSAPVKDLRQLSLYTTNDLPPTAGNTIEGANQIPQHTVDAGGTNTVESYHNSFTASGTIDANAWKQVEISVSDHQTITYGITATDDAFQNTVEALLRFKSATQSGLTEDQRKQFLSDARTIADTARTQLRQLQTTNGVVINELQDTKDLHTNFINNSQINLDGLTNVDPAAAATELSALQTLIQSSYAAISRQSQLSLVNFL; encoded by the coding sequence ATGGTTCAATTTGTCAGCACAGTCGGAACATTAATCAGCAATCAAAACCGAATCCGCCAAAACCAGGAGGATTTCAATCTGCTGACATACCGGGTCTCGACCGGCAAAAAATTCCAGGAACTGAAAGACTATGGTGCCAACGCGGTCAAGGTCGTGGATTTGCGGCAGGATGTAACATCCCGCGAAAGCTACGTCCGCTCGATCGAACTTACAGAAATTGTAACGGGTGCCTATAACACCGCTCTTGAGGGCATCATTGATGGCATGCAGGACCTGATCGACGCGGCAGACCCGCTGTCGACGCAGGATCCCAACTGGGCGGCAGACAATGCCGTCATCGCAGACAACCTGATGCTGAACCTCGAGGCCAATCTGAATCTGGATATTGGCGGTCGCTACCTGTTTGCCGGAACCAACTACAATTCAGCGCCAGTGAAAGACCTGCGGCAATTGTCGCTCTATACGACGAACGACCTGCCGCCGACCGCAGGCAATACGATTGAAGGTGCGAACCAGATACCGCAACACACGGTCGATGCCGGCGGCACCAACACTGTCGAGTCCTACCACAACTCCTTTACCGCCTCCGGCACGATTGATGCCAACGCCTGGAAGCAGGTCGAGATTTCCGTTTCCGACCATCAGACGATCACCTATGGCATCACAGCCACCGATGACGCCTTCCAGAACACCGTGGAGGCCCTGCTGCGATTTAAGTCCGCAACACAATCGGGCCTGACCGAAGACCAACGGAAACAGTTTCTTTCCGATGCCCGCACCATTGCGGATACGGCCCGGACGCAGTTGCGCCAGTTGCAAACCACAAACGGCGTCGTGATCAACGAGCTTCAGGATACGAAGGATTTGCATACGAACTTTATCAACAACAGCCAGATCAATCTGGATGGCCTGACGAATGTTGACCCCGCAGCCGCAGCGACAGAGCTCTCCGCCCTGCAGACACTTATCCAGTCGTCCTACGCCGCCATCTCCAGACAGTCCCAGCTCAGCCTTGTGAACTTCCTGTAG
- a CDS encoding IS5 family transposase (programmed frameshift) — protein sequence MSRRRYELTDFEWSIIAPLLPNKPRGVPRVDDRRVLNGILWRFRAGTPWAEIPERYGPHTTCYNRFVRWRKAGVWDRLLEAISAAYDSDIVMIDSSCVRVHQHGATGKKGDDDGCMGRSRGGLTTKIHALVDAEGRPVKLALTPGQAHDGRSAEGLLKDLKEGAILLADRAYDSDAIRALADARKAWANIPPKRNRKKTFAFSSWVYRQRNLVERFFNKLKQFRGIATRYDRNPENFLAAVKLASCRIWIRSYESAA from the exons ATGAGCCGCCGCCGCTACGAACTGACAGATTTCGAATGGTCGATTATCGCACCTTTGCTGCCGAACAAGCCGCGCGGGGTACCACGTGTCGATGACCGGCGGGTGCTGAACGGCATTCTGTGGCGGTTCCGGGCAGGCACGCCTTGGGCGGAGATACCGGAGCGTTACGGCCCCCATACGACCTGCTACAATCGCTTCGTCCGCTGGCGCAAGGCCGGGGTATGGGATCGGCTTTTGGAGGCAATCTCAGCGGCTTACGACAGCGACATCGTCATGATCGACAGTAGTTGCGTCCGGGTCCATCAGCATGGTGCGACCGGTAAAAAGGGGGAT GACGATGGCTGCATGGGCCGTTCCCGGGGTGGACTGACGACCAAGATCCATGCCCTTGTCGACGCTGAAGGTCGGCCGGTGAAACTGGCCCTCACGCCGGGGCAAGCTCATGACGGCCGATCAGCGGAGGGCCTGCTCAAAGACTTGAAGGAGGGGGCCATCCTGCTGGCCGACCGGGCCTATGACAGTGACGCCATCCGCGCCCTTGCCGACGCGCGCAAGGCCTGGGCCAATATTCCGCCAAAACGGAACCGCAAAAAGACCTTCGCCTTCTCAAGCTGGGTCTATCGCCAGCGCAACCTCGTCGAGCGCTTCTTCAACAAGCTCAAGCAATTCCGGGGCATCGCCACGCGATACGACCGTAACCCAGAGAATTTCCTGGCTGCCGTCAAGCTCGCTTCATGCCGCATCTGGATCAGAAGTTATGAGTCTGCGGCCTAG
- a CDS encoding flagellar hook protein FlgE — protein MSLYGALRSGVSGLFAQSQSMAMISDNIANVNTNGYKVSKARFSSLVTTAASPTLYSSGGVQSSVGREYDVQGLLKSSSISTDIAIDQSGFFTVTDSLTRNTSTGNWDITGDILYTRAGEFRPDKDGNLVNAAGFYLTGWPRNSTNSGYSTTNVQSAFNGINVATSSSNPIPTQNISLDANLMNTAATGDTVDAEIPIIDRQGTQKTLTLTFEKTGANTWDITATLAGGGQFLDPDAGLPAGMGDDANSDGIIDNTELTGAPYTDMALAGASGVAVGQITFNADGTLGAVTGGNGTGSVGVDGNASSGILQLLVDHDGALGTVSDAAAINIDFGTIGGNDGLTQYNGASGVEGYDQDGEQFGSLTGVSINEAGEVTALYSNGVTRKLYQVPVTTFNNPNGLQQKTGNVFIETDASGAAIAHVSGAGGAGSIAPSSIESSTVDLANEFTDMITTQRAYSASTKIITTADEMLDELIRTKR, from the coding sequence ATGAGTCTTTACGGTGCATTGAGATCTGGCGTTTCCGGGCTTTTCGCCCAAAGCCAGTCCATGGCGATGATTTCCGACAACATCGCCAACGTGAACACCAATGGCTACAAGGTCAGCAAAGCCCGCTTCTCGTCGCTGGTGACCACAGCCGCCTCGCCGACACTTTACAGTTCCGGCGGCGTACAGTCCTCGGTCGGGCGTGAATATGACGTCCAGGGCCTGTTGAAATCCTCATCGATCTCAACGGATATCGCCATCGATCAGTCCGGTTTCTTCACCGTGACCGACAGTCTGACCCGTAACACGTCCACCGGTAACTGGGATATCACGGGCGATATCCTCTACACCCGCGCTGGCGAGTTCCGCCCGGACAAAGACGGCAACCTCGTCAATGCGGCAGGCTTCTATCTGACCGGTTGGCCGCGCAACTCCACCAACTCCGGCTATTCCACGACCAACGTCCAGTCCGCTTTCAACGGGATCAACGTGGCGACTTCGTCGTCCAACCCGATCCCGACGCAGAATATCAGCCTCGACGCAAACCTGATGAATACCGCCGCAACCGGCGACACCGTCGATGCGGAAATTCCGATTATCGACCGTCAGGGAACGCAAAAGACACTGACACTGACGTTTGAGAAAACAGGTGCCAACACCTGGGACATCACCGCGACCCTGGCTGGCGGCGGACAGTTCCTGGACCCTGATGCAGGCTTACCTGCGGGTATGGGCGACGACGCCAACAGTGACGGCATCATCGACAACACGGAATTGACCGGTGCTCCTTATACCGATATGGCGTTGGCTGGTGCCTCTGGTGTTGCTGTCGGTCAGATCACCTTCAACGCAGATGGCACCCTGGGCGCGGTAACCGGCGGTAACGGTACCGGCAGCGTCGGCGTGGACGGGAACGCCTCAAGCGGCATACTCCAACTGCTTGTTGACCATGACGGGGCCCTCGGGACGGTATCCGACGCAGCCGCAATCAACATCGACTTCGGCACGATTGGCGGCAACGATGGCCTGACCCAGTATAATGGCGCCAGTGGTGTTGAAGGGTATGACCAGGATGGTGAACAGTTCGGCTCACTGACCGGCGTCAGCATCAACGAGGCCGGTGAAGTAACCGCTCTCTACAGCAACGGTGTCACCCGCAAGCTCTATCAGGTGCCGGTTACCACCTTCAACAACCCGAACGGCCTGCAGCAGAAAACCGGCAACGTCTTTATCGAGACGGATGCATCGGGTGCCGCAATTGCCCATGTCTCCGGTGCGGGTGGGGCTGGCAGTATCGCCCCCTCGTCAATCGAGTCCTCCACCGTGGACCTCGCCAACGAATTTACCGACATGATCACCACACAGCGTGCTTACTCCGCGAGCACCAAGATCATCACAACTGCCGACGAAATGTTGGACGAACTCATAAGAACCAAGCGGTAA